TGGTATAAGAAGGCATCAATATTTCCAAGCATAAATCCAAGCATCGAGTATCCCTAGTAAACATTTCTAATCACGGTTACGGTCTTTAATGCATCTGTTCATAATGTTACTAATGTCCAATCTAAGATTTTCCACTCTCTCCCTTATACTAGAGGCCGAACTAAAACATGCACGACAAACCCTTATTCTTCAAGTATGAACATTGGCTTAGGGGAAAACTGTTCTAGGCTGCTCGTAAGGCTCGCGTCGAAAGGCCCAATATCATGCATTGCGTGTAAAGGCCCGTAGATAACATGAGACTCAACCACACCTGAGGGAACGTGATTCCAACCTCAAGCACACTACCCACAGTTGGATTAGATCGAAGGATCACCTGCATTAGGCGTCAAATTTCATGGAGACGGTTTTTAACTACCCTCCTTATATAAAGCATAACACGTGTCATTTCAAATACTATATCATCCACGCACTATAATTACATTTCATTcaatcacatatatatatatatatacatatatattatatgGTGTTTACCATTTAATAACATTGCAAACTTTTCTGTAAGAGATCTTTAAAAAGTATATGTTAATTGTGCACTGACAGAGTTGTACGTACAACCATTATGAGATAAGAGGAATATAATTATTTCACACGTCAGAACATAATAAGGTAatgttgtttaaaaataaaaaactaattcaaatttaggattatttataataatttaatttaaaaatagaaaacaaccAAATTATAGATTATGTTGCTAACAACAAATCATCCTTATCGTCATCTTCAATAATGTTGTTGTTCCTTTATAAATATGAGTGaaaacaattaatcaaaatatattacAAATTTACAATGTCTTTCTTACCTTCTttcacttcttttattttctcctTAGTTGTATGTTTGATCATTTTTGAATACCACGTAGATGCTAATTCTAACGATATCACATCAAAACTAGTGATTGATGCCGGTTCTGGAAGACTTATTCCAGATACATTTTTTGGAGCTTTTTTTGAAgtaaattacatttttaattgatttttataattGTTAATATTACATATAAATTATTGTATGCGTGAAATGTtatcttataatatattaatGTAATATATAATTTTCAGGAGATAAATCATGCTGGAGCTGGGGGATTATGGGCAGAACTTGTGAATAATAGAGGTATATATATTGTCACTGAAAAAATTCATCTTTGAGTTTATTTTCCTAATAAGAAACAAATTTCATATATTTACTTTAAAATTTTATGTTActaattttgtttcctttttaatatttattctagTCGTTAGATCTGTTTCACTATTTTATATATCTTTTGTAAATTAATGTTTCAGGTTTTGAAGCAGAAGTTTCCACTAATGGGACCTCAAATATTTATCCATGGACAATTATTGgagaaaatcaatcatccattatcGTATCAACCGaacattcttcttgttttgagcGTAATAAAATTGCATTACGTATGGATGTTCTTTGTCATAAAAAATCTTGTCCTCGAGGTGGTGTCGGTATTTCCAATCCAGGTTTTTGGGGAATGGTGAGTATCAATTAATACAACATTCTATTTATCATTTAAAGAAAATTGgagttatttataatatttttacaatGTTTTATATAAACAGAATATTGAGGAAGGGAAGAAATATAAAGTAGTGTTCTATGTTAGATCACTTGGTCCAATTAATTTACAAGTTTCATTTGTTGGATCTGATAATGGTGTCAAAATAGCTTCAACCAAAATAAGGTTATAATTctatttctttaattaattttttgaaaCGACAtcttgtttattattttattattatccaactaaaataaactaattattgagttattaatgaatgaatatCAGAGCTTTTGGAGTTAATGTTACAAAGTGGAGTAAGATGGAAACAATTCTTGAAGCCAAAAGTACTAATCACAATTCAAATCTacaaataacaacaactaaaaaagGAGTATTATGGTTAGATCAAATCTCGGCCATGCCATTAGATACATACAAGGTATTatgcataaaataataataattattattattataataataataattaaattatatacaattattttattaataattatatttataataataataataattaaattatttttaaaaatttggaaTAGGGTCATGGTTTCCGAAGAGATCTTTTTGAAATGTTGGCGGATTTGAAGCCAAAATTTTTTAGATTTCCAggtatgataaaataataatagtttaatTTTGTAACTTTAATTAATTGTGCTGAAATTGATAGTAAaatgattattaatattattttaatttataaaaatttatttgatccCTAAATTTTTATTATTGGTTATAGGTGGTTGTTATGTTGAAGGAGATTATTTGAGAAATGCTTTTAGGTGGAAAGATACAGTTGGAGCATGGGAAGAGAGACCTGGCCACTATGGTGATGTCTGGAAGTATTGGACAGATGATGGATTTGGTTATTTTGAGGGGCttcaagtaatttttttttaatacttttttcaatattaaatatttttcttttctaattaaaaaatattaatatttttgtttattaaacaGTTATCTGAGGATCTTGGTGCATTTCCAATTTGGGTGTTTAATAATGGTATTAGTCATCATGATGAAGTTAATACGTCTGCGATATCACCATTTGTGCAAGTAtaattttcttaatattattttttattatttaaaatgtatttataattttaattaacttatttatttattttatttacacttTTTGATTATTAATTAATAGGAAGCCTTAGATGGTATTGAGTTTGCGAGAGGTTCTCCAAAATCAAAATGGGGTTCTCTTAGAGCTTCCATGGGACATCCACACCCATTTGATTTGAGATATGTTGCAGTAGGAAATGAAGATTGTGGTAAATATAATTATGAAGGAAATTATCTCAAATTTTATGAAGCTATAAAACATAATTATCCTGACATTCAGATTATCTCAAATTGTGACGGTTCTCAACAACCACTCAATCATACAGCAGATCTTTATGATTTTcatgtaataatattatttaatttaattatttatatttgttttcaattttaaaaatattactttttaCTATCATTAATTTTGAATTGATGTAAAGTGACTTacatgttatatatatttttcaattattagatttattcaaattcaaaggatatgTTTTCCCAATATACAAGGTTTGATAATGCATTACGATCCGGGCCAAAGGTttgattattaattattgttttgaatttatttattgaaataattattaattgttgGAAAAATTTATTCATGTTTTATTAATTACACTTTATAGGCATTTGTTAGTGAGTATGCTGTTTGGAAGGAAGATGCGGGAAATGGAAGCCTTTACGCAGCTGTGGCTGAGGCTGCATTTCTTATTGGACTTGAAAAAAATAGGttaggttatatatatatatatatatatatatatatatatatatatatatatatatatatatatatatatatatatatatatatatatatatatacattccaTTAGTTCTTTTCCAACATTCTACTAGCTGAAATGTcatttttgcattcaaatgttccTGCACAATAACTTATTGAGTTGGTTTAACGTACCAACATTTCATCAATTTTgacataaattttaattatttttctactTTTTACAGTGATGTCGTCAGCATGGTTGCCTATGCACCCCTCTTTGTAAACACAAATGACAGAGCGTAATTTTCTAATGTCTTGCCATTCATTTTTATTTACCATTTATATACATCTATATAAACAGagatgatttatttaatttattttctatatattttcAGTTGGATGCCAGATGCAGTTGTATTTAACTCTTATGAAAGTTATAGAACTCCAAGTTATTGGCTCCAACAATTTTTTATTGACTCTAGTGGAGCAACCTTTCTTAATTCAATTCTTCAAAATTCTTCTAGCTCAATTGTTGCATCAGCAATTCAGTATGAAAATTCTCAAGATGGAAACAATTATCTAAAAGTCAAGGtaataataacttaatttaaataaagataaaTGTTAGTGTTTCGTACttacttaaaaattaaataaaattggaaTTATTAACTTTTGCAGGCAGTGAATTTTGGAAATGCAAcggaaaattttaatattttaataaatggtTTAAAATCGAAAGTTCAACAATTTGGTTCGTCAATGGTGGTGCTTACATCCTCCAATAAAATGGATGAGAATTCTTTCTTAGAACCAACAAAGGTACactttatttttaaacaaaataaatttacaattttttttaaaaatagaaactattttttattttttaatcagaattattgcaatatataattttttttatcaattttttatatgTGCAGATTGTGCCTAAAAGAACTCCACTTTttaatgcaagcaatgacatgATTGTTGCTCTTCCTCCTTATTCAGTTACATCACtagatttattaatttaaaacaatatgatgttggatggttttttttttttatattgaaagAATGGGAGAAAGTTGTTTATAAGCAATTAATGGAAAAAATGTATAGAGTTTTATTTCTACTGCATAGATTATTTCTCccttgccatatatatatatatatatatatatatatatatatatatatatatatatatatatatatatatatatatatatatatatatatatatatatatatatatatatatatatatatatatatatatatatatatatatatatatagatatatatttcaatcaatatttaaattttatatcaaattaagtaaatataatATACTCAAACCTAAAAAAGAAATTGATACACCtgggaaaacaaataaaaactgcACATTTGAGAGAAAGACGGACCTTTAAGCATATAAATATTTTCGATATGTAAGTGGTGGCAAACAACTTGAAGAAGTCTATGGAAAGTTTGTCCATTCATCAAAAGCTAAAAAAACATTTAAGCaaaatgttttaaaattatttttataagaaaaatggaCTAATTAGAGTACAAGGGGTACCTTTGCTCGATACAAGAAACATTAAAAATTTAAGAAGTCTCTAGGACTTTTACATCAGTCATAGTATCTAACACACACTCTATTCTTTActccaattacaaccacaaccaCGAGATCAGTTCAATGTTCGACACAATATCATCAACAAAACTAAttatgttattaaacatatataATGTTGTTTCTCATCAACCATAAGCTAAGCACCACACAGTGTCCATCCAAATCACACCAACATTAGATTTTCTTGCAATACTGTGAAAAAAAATGGAAATGATTTCTACCGTCCTCATTCTTCTCCTCCTCCATATCTAACCAATGGAAAATATTTTCCCATACCTTTAGCCCTATTCTACATTGAAAGAACAGATGAGCTAAATTTTCTCCATCTTCCAAATAGCAAGCATGTACCTTAACATGAATATCATGCAGAATCCCTCTCCTTGAAAGTTGATCTCTGGTTGGAATTCTATTAAGCAACATCCTCCATACAAAAATCTTTATCTTTGAAGGAACCTTTGTCTTCCAAATTCGTCTCACATCTCCTATAGTTTCTTCCTCCCACTCATCTTCCTTCTCTACCAACAAAACTTATTTGCTTCATCTGACTTCAGTTCAACTCCTTTCCGAATTTCTACTAGTTGTAATCTCTACTCTCTAACCTCTACATTTTTATCACTCACTTCAATGTGGACAAACATATTCCAAACTCCATCAAGCCAACCTTCCATATCACTAATCAAGCCATTTGGTTTGGCAGTCGCCTGGAACAAACAGGTAAAGTAAAGATCAAAGGCTTACTACCTAACCATCtatactttcaaaaaaaatatcCTACTTCTTGCACCTACTTTGCTTTAAATACTTGTAATAAACCAATCATCTTGAGCTTGATTTTTCCTAATAATTTATTGAATGTTAATCCACTAATTAGGTGCCTTTCTATTTCCTCTCGGTCCATTACCTCACAGAATGTACTTCTAAAGGTTTCCATACTTAAACGTTAGAATATCCCTCCAAATTGCCTCATCTTCAAGCAACATCATCCATTTCCACTTGAAAACTAAAGCAATGTTAAAAGATTACATGTTCCTTACTTCCAAGCCACCAGCCTCTTTTGGTTTGAAAATATTACTACATTTTATCCAATTGATTCCTCTCTTGTCTTCATTACCATGGATACGAAATATGTTGTCAATTTGGATAATTTCCTTGATGATCTTCTTAGGAGCTTTATAAAAAGACATGAAATAAAAAGGTAAGCTTGGAAAGACATAATTCATCAATGTTACTCTTCCTCCTAGTGATAGCCAATTATCTATCCAAGACGAGAGCTTCTTATTCATGCTATCAACCATAGGTCTCCAAGTTTCACACCTTCTTGGATTAGACCCTATAGGAATGCCAAAAAACATGAAAGGTATAGACTCTACACAACAAGATAATAATTGAGATGTTGCCTCCAAGACATTCTCCTCTATATGAATGCCAAAAGGCTTGCTCTTGAAGAAGTTCACTTTTAACCTTGACACCAATTCAAAACCCCTTGGAGTTGCAGTCAAACTCAAAAAATTCTCCCAACTACCTTTCCGAATTATAAGTGTGTCATCTACAAATTAGAGAATCTTATGCTCAGTTTGATCATCTATTTGGAACCTTGCAACAACTTCTAACCAAACTGTTTTATTGATTAGGAAAGCCAAACCTTCTACTGTTATGGAAAACATAAAAGTGGATAGAGGATCCCCTTGTCTTAAGCCTCTCTTAACCTTACAATCATTTGTCGGGCTCCCATTTACTAAAATTGACGTGCTACAAATGAAGATGCATGCTTCCATCTACTTCATCCATCTATCTTCACAATCAATACTCATAAGAATAAACATGAGGTCATTCCAACTCACACAGTCGTGAGGTTgttcaaaattaattttcaaaagcaTACACTGCTTCTTGTCTTTGTTTGCTAAATCTATTATATCATTAAGCACTAGAACACCATCTAACATTTGTCATCCCGTAACAAAAGATGTTGTGATTCAGAAACCACCCTACTAAGAATACTTTTTAGTCTTGCAACCAACCGTTTTGAGAGAATTTCATAGAAACAACCAACAGGGAATTTAGGCTTATATTCATCTAACTCTTGAGGGCTCAGAATCTTTGGGACAAGAGCAATAAAAAAAGTTGTTATAGACTTGTGCATCTTAGCATTCAAATGGAAAATTAGTAAACAATTAAAAATATCTTCTTGTGTAATTCATTTAACTTTTAACCTTTAGGTCATTAGTTAAACTACATTCATAGTTTTCTCTTACTTAAAAGTGCTTTTGGGCTTATAGACTATCATATAAAATTAAATGAGAGCTTCTatagaattataaaaataaaatatatttttaacttaGAGGAGatgttattttaaaaattcatagttattgcaatattattttaatatttaatatattatattacctTTTCTAAAAAGGTTTATTTAGATGTTTTAGATATGGTTTATATCAATTGCTTAATGGGTTTCTATTTCTCTCAAAAGTTACTGAGATACTTCTTGGAGGTAGTTCTGCATTAGTTGAGAGGAA
The Vicia villosa cultivar HV-30 ecotype Madison, WI linkage group LG6, Vvil1.0, whole genome shotgun sequence genome window above contains:
- the LOC131614929 gene encoding alpha-L-arabinofuranosidase 1-like, whose product is MSFLPSFTSFIFSLVVCLIIFEYHVDANSNDITSKLVIDAGSGRLIPDTFFGAFFEEINHAGAGGLWAELVNNRGFEAEVSTNGTSNIYPWTIIGENQSSIIVSTEHSSCFERNKIALRMDVLCHKKSCPRGGVGISNPGFWGMNIEEGKKYKVVFYVRSLGPINLQVSFVGSDNGVKIASTKIRAFGVNVTKWSKMETILEAKSTNHNSNLQITTTKKGVLWLDQISAMPLDTYKGHGFRRDLFEMLADLKPKFFRFPGGCYVEGDYLRNAFRWKDTVGAWEERPGHYGDVWKYWTDDGFGYFEGLQLSEDLGAFPIWVFNNGISHHDEVNTSAISPFVQEALDGIEFARGSPKSKWGSLRASMGHPHPFDLRYVAVGNEDCGKYNYEGNYLKFYEAIKHNYPDIQIISNCDGSQQPLNHTADLYDFHIYSNSKDMFSQYTRFDNALRSGPKAFVSEYAVWKEDAGNGSLYAAVAEAAFLIGLEKNSDVVSMVAYAPLFVNTNDRAWMPDAVVFNSYESYRTPSYWLQQFFIDSSGATFLNSILQNSSSSIVASAIQYENSQDGNNYLKVKAVNFGNATENFNILINGLKSKVQQFGSSMVVLTSSNKMDENSFLEPTKIVPKRTPLFNASNDMIVALPPYSVTSLDLLI